The Aedes aegypti strain LVP_AGWG chromosome 1, AaegL5.0 Primary Assembly, whole genome shotgun sequence sequence ATGGGCTCTCCATCGATATATTTTACCTATATCATTAATGAGATAatactgaaagaagggtgcatcactatatatgcaaaaataaacatatagtctgtatattttatgggaatatattaaaagaagggtgtattataataatatgcaaaatactcatgaatagggggattaggggcatattgGGCACATTAGGTGAATGCTTATTTTACATAGAATGGAAATATGTTTCTTTGCTCTAAAATAAATCCACCGCGTTTTCTGCTTTGCTTATAAACTAatttgaagctgagaaaaaaatatagtagaatttcagatgacaaatgaagcaaagcgtaaacttttataccgtcaaaacgttcatatacaatacagatttcgtacagtttataaagttttgctgaaatatgcatattccCAGAAAgtaagggggtgtccatttcgccccgtgtgttcattatgtcCCTAACCCTCCTACCTACatatttgttttgtcacatcagaccttagcctgtcacataagtgactcttcttcctcttttctggcgttacgtccctactgggacagagcctgcttctcagcttagtgttcttatgagcacttccacagttattaactgagagcttactatgccaatgaccatttttgcatgcgtatatcgtgtggcaggtacgaagatactctatgccctgggaagtcgagaaaatttccaacccgaaaagatcctcgaccggtgggattcgaacccacgaccctcatcttggtcttactgaatagctgcgcgtttaccgctacggcaatTTGCGCCCCCACATAAGTGACTCACGCaaagcaataattaaaaaaaaaaatggatattcatatagctttctggggaatggtgcattttggggaatggaattctggggaatgttacattctggggaacgattttctggggaatggttcattctggggaacggaattctggggaatggttttcgggggaatggttttctggggaatgttatagaatctatattttttattcatcaaTATTAGCAAATTGAGTATTCTGTGGGGTGAAGCTAAATGAATATTGCATTCAAAACTTtcctagaaaattataaacattagtatgaaaatgcaaacttaaaactttgagcgctgttttttcaatgcctactaattccatatgggacagttatgcctttatgagCAGTGTAGGTATGTCACAACTAACATAACGGGCTTATAGACCCATAGCATAGTCCAACCCAACCCTACGGAAATCGGGTTAGAAGTGGACTGTTCCGTAGTCGCGATCTCATATGAttccataaggatgatgtaacAACATtctaatgatatttttaaaactaacaattaaaaaataaaattaaaaatatgggttccgtttttggcaactgaaaattttgactttgttgccaaaaacggaatcttaCTGTATTTGATGACactggtgcaaaaattacaaaaatatgatATGAAAAATCAGGAGGTGCTagaccaaaattgtagtttgaccatatttagttcaaatgtggtacaaaatacattcttaGTTTTAAATTATGATGGTTTTCCATTATGCTTACGAGATCCAAACCATTTTTCCATGATCAAAATCATTACTAGataagttcaaatttaaagcGATACGTTAATTTTTCGTCAGTTTGCAATTATCtatactttttcaaaaaagcGCAATCATTACTAACTacaatagctttcttttcttctaatacaccatcttgattggaccatgatttcttaatttttcgatggtgtccggtattgggtgctgtgcggtactgggggatctccccctacaccaGAGGCGATCCTACATGtgattttaagaaaaatctctCAGTGTTTCCATAGCAAAAACGTTATCAAAAGATTTAGTAATCCCTGATAATAATCGAAAGAAAGCGAATGAGGAGATaatctctcaatgttagataggacgtttagaatttctcaagaaaattaattttcgattAACTCTCTTCGGAATTTATATACATAACTAGAGAAACACAGAAAATTAGAAAATATTAcataagattttataaatttatacattttcgtaacatttttcattttttaaattttaggcATATAGGTATGCCTCTACAATATATACTTTCTAGATTTTCCCAGGTGCTTCTCATAGGATTCGTCCCGAAAATCTCCAATAAGTATCTTAAGGACATCTTCTAAATAGGCTCTGATAAGACATTTTTCCATACATTCATAATagaattttttcatgttttttttctgtgattaTTATGGAAATCAATTCAAAAACTACTTTAATGATTGCTTCAAGAAATcataagaatttctttagaagcttctccattgtttttttttttttattttgatatgTGTCCTTCAATGGCATCTCCAGATATTCCCTTATTATCCAGAGGTTTTTTCAAcgtatttttcagaatttcaaatATCAAATGTGGAAGGTATCCTGCAGGTGACCTGAACTGAAATAAATTTTGGGACTATTTCTGGAATATATCCGCATAAATAAATGCAGAAATCACTGGAAGCTTTTCTAcggtatttttttatgataatcttTAGAATGGTGGAATCTAGTATTCCAAGAGACGCGTTACCAAAAATTACTATTATACTATTAAGAGCAGTTCAAGAAGGGATACCCTAAGAACCTTCAAATTACTGGTGTGTAATGATAGACAgatccttagaggaatttctggtgaaattctaGATAATTTTGGAATAATACATGGAGGGTCATTTACAAACTAACCtaacttcaaaaaattctttgaaggaGACGAATCTGGTTTAGTGGTTGGAACTCACGCCTcccacgtcatatttgaatcatccctaatAAATTCTTTAAATAGTTCTAAGATAAGTAGCTGCATGAATAACTGGACGattttatggagaaatttgtatcaattttaatctaatattttgtaaatcgtCACATACAAAACCATTTATAATTGTAGAAACCCTTGAAGAAGGCGAAATATACCGCGAAACTTCGGAGAAGAAGAAGTAAATGTActttttgttgccaaaaaattATAGAgctaatcaaaaaaaaaaaaaactaataaagaGACTAAGGCCTTCCtcagtcgagtggttagagtccgcggctacaaagcaaagctatgcttaAAGTGTCGAAGTTCGATTCTCGGGTCGGGATCTTTTCgtcatgaaaatttccttgacttccctgggcatatagtatcattgTCCTTGCAATACGATATacactaagcttagaagcaggctctgtcccagtgaggacgtaattccaagaagaagaagaaagataaTAAAACATGCTTAATCTACTCTTGATTCTTTTCAGAACAGTGGTGTAAAGGGACTCACTCTGAGATTAAGCCTCTTTCTGACCTTGTCAAAATCTCAATGAGCCAGCTACCAATTGCTACCTAAACATTTtacaattgaattgaaaaaggtCCAATACGGCGTTGCCAGTTACCCAATCGAGAACTTGCAGTTTAATAAGTAGAAACTAAGCTTGAAAGCAAGCTTTATCCCCATGGGaatgtaataccaagaagaataAGTACTTAACCCAAAATCCCACTCACCGGTTTGCTCTAACAGctggaatgcatagaaaacgTCCGGAGCCTGGCCGGCCTTCTTCGCCGCCTCGATAGCCTTCTCCGGCAGCCGTATTTGTGGGAAACAGTACATCGCACCCTGCACAGGATTGCAGGAGAATCCTTCGATCGAGTTGAACGTGCTGGCCACCATTTCGGCTCGTACCTTCAGCGAAGCCAGCACGGCGTTCTTTTCCTTCATGAACTGTTCGTACGATGGCTCTCCGGGTTTCGGTGGGTTCACCACCACATCCATACAGGCCTGTCCGATGGTGGTCGGGCAGAGTTGCGCCGAAATGCACTTCAGCAGCATGGCTTTAACGTCCGGGCACATGTTCACAACCTCGGCGTATCCTCCACGGATTCCGCATTCACCCATGTAACCCTTTGAACAGGACATGAAGCTGCACAGTTCCATCTGGTTGTAGGGGGCTCCCATCTCCATCATCACCTTCTTGAACGAGTGGAACTTGGATCCCTGTTCGTAGACATTGTCCTGATAGACCTCATCGGCAAACAGTACCAGCTTTTCCTTGTGTGCGAATTTGATGATGTTTTCAATGTTATCACGAGACAGCACCTGGCCGGTCGGGTTGCCCGGGTTGATGACGACCAGTATCCGCGGGGCACAAGTCTTCTTGGCTTCGTTCAGCGATCGCTCCAGCTCGGCAATATCTAGTCCCCATTTGTTGGCTTCGTCCAGGTAGTAGCCGACCTGTGCCATTTCAAATTCGGCGATTGTGGCCGAGTATAGAGGATACTGCGGAATCGGAATCATCACTCCGGGGGTCTTGCCATCGATGGGGCACCTCAGGAGGGACATGAGCACTTTGATGCCACCGGATGCTCCGGCCGAGAGGATGATGTTGTTCGGATCGGACGGAACTCCACCGTCGCGGTCCTGAATGTACTGGGCCACGTGCTTCCGGATGATTTCGATACCGTTCGAATCGGTGTAGGAACCCACGGAGTGGCCCTTGCAACCGGACAGGATATCCCGGGCGCGCTTCTTGGCATCCTCCGGGATCGATTTGTCCTCAAACAGTGGCGGGTAGGACACCAGACCGAGCACCTGGCGGGAAGATAGGAAGAAAGTTGAAGAGCGTTGTTAGTTAATTGGTTTATTTATGGGACCAAGCTCATGGGAGGTGTAATATAATTGCTGTGTGGCGAACTCTATAGATAAGGCATGTCCGATAACGATGGACTGCATGTTAATAGCTGGGAGAAATATGGCTCAACGTTATCTGTTTGCTGGAGGGTCATTGTTGAAGGAATAATGATATGTACCCGTCAATCTGAATAAGTGGATCTTGGTAGACAGATTGGATGGTAACACATTCCATTTAACTCAAATTCAGCGGAGAAACAATTTATGTATAGCTGTCTTGGGTATTGGGTATAAAGGAATGATTATTTCTTGGTAGGAGAGGGGGAGCGGCccaatttgtattgaatttgGGTCTACAAAATCCATTGTTTCACAGTTTGTGCAGCTTAGATTTGTATTGTTTTAAGTGTGGTTTTCGCGAAACTATAATTTTCGATTAGAGATAAGATTTTGGTATACAGAGTTTTTAATGATTAGATTTGTAATTTTCCATAACTCAAATTTGAACTTGAACATGTCAGAGATGAGTTTCTTCAAATTAAATCAGGTATAATACTTTGGAATATTTCCAAAAGTTTTGCTGCTACTTCAACCAAGAATCCATCAGGACATTTTGCCAAGGCAGcaaaagaatttctggtgaGTATTCTTCTTGGACGCCTTTCAGAGAATACTCCAATTCCTTCTGAGGTTTTGCAAGCTTTATTTGAGTGATTACTAAAAAATCTTCACGAGCCTTTAATAAATTActacgaatatttttttttcagaaattccatttaTTATTCAATCATAAGTTGTGCAATTAGATTCTTCAATAGATTTGTATTAAGTTCTCTTTGCAATCCAATCCTCCGAGATtacttctagaaatttcttcaggaattcctacaacaaatctttcaagaatttctatagtaattctttcagtaatttttctagGTAATTAATTTCAATAGTGATGTCACCAGAATTTTCCAAAACTTCACTAGGAAGCTTCATATTCCTATGTATTTCTTTCTTTCGCGTGATGTCACGAGGAAACCTCAGTATTTCTTTTAGAAAtaagaaatcttctttcaaaCGTATGAGTGTTTtcagttttctattttttctcttTCTGGTTCCTGTTCAGTTTCATACTAGTTTCCTGAACCAgtagattataaaaatcgaatgtacaacggatttttttcccgCCAgcgatcagtatttggtctataatttcatGATCAGAAGGATTTAAAACATTCtatcgatgattttttttttccatacattttgtattgtTTGAAATTCGTAGGAAAACGTACTTCTCATGGGCTGTAGTTAGTATACAATCTAGTTAATgagcaaaaataatcaaaatttcacaaatggaatattttagaattttccgattatgaaaatgtaACCCAAATATTGAACACTAGAGGAAAACGATACGAGGTACATTCTActtttataatctgctggttcagacatagcgtgtggcACTTTAGGACTGGTAACGATCGAATATCGAGAAAGTAAACTTCTCCG is a genomic window containing:
- the LOC5572547 gene encoding alanine aminotransferase 1, which gives rise to MSLSQVLNVCPRSAIAGLGIAAASSGTTSTAAARRSVGRISTLLLSSTLSSQDTTRRNMSTSPCAYKQCITLDNINPAIKLMEYAVRGPLVIRAAAIEKELEQGAKKPFKEVIRANIGDCHAMGQEPITFLRQVLGLVSYPPLFEDKSIPEDAKKRARDILSGCKGHSVGSYTDSNGIEIIRKHVAQYIQDRDGGVPSDPNNIILSAGASGGIKVLMSLLRCPIDGKTPGVMIPIPQYPLYSATIAEFEMAQVGYYLDEANKWGLDIAELERSLNEAKKTCAPRILVVINPGNPTGQVLSRDNIENIIKFAHKEKLVLFADEVYQDNVYEQGSKFHSFKKVMMEMGAPYNQMELCSFMSCSKGYMGECGIRGGYAEVVNMCPDVKAMLLKCISAQLCPTTIGQACMDVVVNPPKPGEPSYEQFMKEKNAVLASLKVRAEMVASTFNSIEGFSCNPVQGAMYCFPQIRLPEKAIEAAKKAGQAPDVFYAFQLLEQTGICIVPGSGFGQRPGTYHFRTTILPQPAKLKEMLDMFRAFHEKFLKQYK